One Apostichopus japonicus isolate 1M-3 chromosome 14, ASM3797524v1, whole genome shotgun sequence genomic window carries:
- the LOC139980152 gene encoding uncharacterized protein isoform X3 has translation MKLFIHPTTKRGPSVILLDINEDLQSCPENTEEDVREELEAGEEKEQEDEAADFFTVEKVLKKRQKKGKTEYLVTWQESRRKPQIAAVNPCTPQFVVRLVLPGNNFFTVVLLSHA, from the exons GGACCTTCAGTCATTCTGCTTGACATAAATGAAGACTTGCAGTCATGTCCAGAAAATACTGAGGAAGATGTGCGTGAAGAGTTAGAAgcaggagaagaaaaagagcAGGAAGACGAAGCAG CTGATTTCTTCACGGTGGAGAAGGTCCTGAAGAAGAGGCAGAAGAAGGGAAAAACTGAGTATCTGGTCACGTGGCAGG AAAGCCGACGTAAACCCCAGATAGCCGCAGTTAACCCCTGTACACCGCAGTTTGTCGTGCGGTTGGTTTTGCCTGGTAACAATT TTTTCACCGTGGTCCTGTTGAGCCACGCATGA